A genomic region of Polypterus senegalus isolate Bchr_013 chromosome 17, ASM1683550v1, whole genome shotgun sequence contains the following coding sequences:
- the psmb3 gene encoding proteasome subunit beta type-3, translated as MSIMSYNGGAVMAMRGKNCVAIAADRRFGIQAQMVTTDFQKIFPMGDRLFIGLAGLATDVQTVSQRLKFRLNLYELKEGRQIKPKTFMSMVSNLLYERRFGPYYVEPVIAGLDPKTFEPFICSLDLIGCPMITEDFVVSGTCAEQMYGMCESLWEPNMEPEDLFETISQAMLNAVDRDAVSGMGVIVHVIEKDKVTTRTLKARMD; from the exons ATG TCGATTATGTCCTATAATGGTGGGGCCGTAATGGCCATGAGAGGCAAGAATTGCGTCGCAATTGCTGCTGACAGAAGATTTGGGATTCAGGCCCAAATGGTGACCACAGACTTTCAGAAGATTTTTCCCATGGGAGATCGGCTGTTCATCGGCCTTGCCGGCTTGGCAACAGATGTGCAGACAGT ATCACAACGCCTTAAATTCAGGTTAAACTTGTATGAATTGAAGGAAGGAAGGCAAATCAAGCCAAAGACTTTTATGAGCATGGTGTCGAATCTTCTGTATGAGAGGAG GTTTGGCCCATATTACGTAGAGCCCGTTATCGCCGGTTTGGATCCCAAGACTTTTGAGCCCTTCATATGCTCGCTGGATTTGATCGGCTGTCCAATGATCACAGAGGACTTTGTTGTCAGTGGCACTTGTGCGGAGCAGATGTATGGCATGTGTGAATCCCTGTGGGAGCCAAACATG GAGCCAGAAGACCTCTTTGAAACCATTTCTCAGGCAATGCTGAATGCGGTTGACAGAGACGCTGTATCGGGTATGGGGGTCATAGTCCATGTAAT TGAAAAGGACAAAGTAACCACAAGAACACTGAAAGCTCGTATGGATTAA